AAATCGGCAATCATCGGATCGCGCAATGAGTATATGACTCGATTCCCTTCCTTTATTCCCAAGACCATATTGTACATTCGCAAAACTTTTAATTGTTGAGAGATTGCCGAGCCGTCAATGCCAATGATGGCTTGCAATTGATTCACGCTTAATTTTTGATCGGATAGGATTTCAAGAATTTGAATTCGCAATGGATGTGCCAAAGCCTTGAAAAAGTTAGCTTTAAATTGCTGCATTTCCTGATTCATGATTTCACCCAATCGTAGTGTTTTCGGAAGCCGAAATCCAATCACTTTTTAATCGATTATTCGGTGTTGATTTTCGATAGTGCTTCGCAACATACAATCATACACACAAATTCATCGGCAGAGGGGAATTTTATATGAGAAAAATCGTAATCTTGTTCTCATCAAAAATATTGTAACAAGTTTACAGAGGTTTGAAATCGTCCCTTTGAACTATTTTCATCGGATAATATTAAAAATGTCTCCCAATAATGCTCTTAAAAAAGCGATGATTATGCATCATCGCTTCTTCGCTTAATATTCCGTTTCTCAATGGTATTTTTGAGTAGTAATCCAATAACCACACCAAAAAATAAACCGATCATACCTAACCAAACCGGGCCAAGAAAGTCTCGGGAGAATATTATCCCGACCGTTCCTGAGAAAGCGCCGAAAGCGAAAGGGAGAACCGCATATGGTTCTATAACAACACTTGCATCTTTATAGGCGTCCCAAATCCCGAAAATATAAATACATGGATAAAACATTAGCCATTGGTAATTTGTTTGATGTATAGTTTTCTCAATTTCCCCATGGAAGCTGGAAATAATAATTTCATTTAAGTTGGATTGGTTATTAACCAACAATTCTAAGCCAATTAGTACAATGCCTTTAAAAAATTTGCCATTTAGAAGTTGTCCAAAACCAGGCAGTGCAATACTCCAAAGAAATACTTCTATACGTTGACATTTTTCCATAATATTCATTACTCTTCTTTTTATGTTTATTCAATTAACCATCAACAATGAGTTGAAAATTCAATAATTTTATTATTGCGATGAATAAATAATTTATGCTCGTATAAAAATAAAAAAGTTTTAAAAGGGGGATTGAGTATGGAAATAAAAAAACCGATTCAACCATTTTCATTCAATCATGCAAAAATAAACAAAATGGATTCCAATGAAAAATTAAATTCGGCGGAGCAAGCAAAACTTTGGTCAACTTATATGGGGAATACTATGGCCATATGTGTTTTGAGTTACATGCTCCATCACGTTGAGGATCAAGAAATTAAGATAGTCGTGGAGAATGCTCTAAGCCTGTCGGAACAATTCGTTAAGACAATAAAAGAAA
Above is a window of Fodinisporobacter ferrooxydans DNA encoding:
- a CDS encoding ArsR/SmtB family transcription factor, which produces MNQEMQQFKANFFKALAHPLRIQILEILSDQKLSVNQLQAIIGIDGSAISQQLKVLRMYNMVLGIKEGNRVIYSLRDPMIADLLDIARKIFNNQLITTISILDQLKEKPQHEE